Proteins from a genomic interval of Kitasatospora kifunensis:
- the map gene encoding type I methionyl aminopeptidase, translating to MAHLVPGTQSPTRKVPAHIARPEYVGKPYPTPYTGPEVQDAETVEKMRIASRIAARAMAAAAELIAPGVTTDQLDAVAHEYMCDHGAYPSDLGYRGFPKSICTSINEVICHGIPDSTVLQDGDIVNIDATAFIHGVHGDLNATYLCGEVDEESRLLVERTRESLNRAIKAVKPGRQINVIGRVIESYAKRFDYGVVRDFTGHGINTSFHSGLIIPHYDSDRATQVIKPGMTFTIEPMLTLGTYDYEIWPDGWTVVTKDRKRTAQFEHTLLVTPDGAEILTLP from the coding sequence ATGGCTCATCTCGTTCCCGGTACCCAGTCCCCCACCCGCAAGGTCCCGGCGCACATCGCCCGCCCGGAGTACGTCGGCAAGCCCTATCCGACGCCGTACACCGGACCCGAGGTGCAGGACGCGGAGACCGTCGAGAAGATGCGGATCGCCAGCCGGATCGCCGCGCGGGCGATGGCCGCGGCCGCCGAGCTGATCGCCCCCGGGGTGACGACCGATCAGCTGGACGCGGTCGCCCACGAGTACATGTGCGACCACGGCGCCTACCCGTCCGACCTCGGCTACCGCGGCTTCCCGAAGTCGATCTGCACCTCGATCAACGAGGTGATCTGCCACGGCATCCCCGACTCGACGGTGCTGCAGGACGGCGACATCGTCAACATCGACGCCACCGCGTTCATCCACGGGGTGCACGGCGACCTGAACGCCACCTACCTCTGCGGCGAGGTCGACGAGGAGTCGCGGCTGCTGGTGGAGCGGACCCGGGAGTCACTCAACCGGGCGATCAAGGCGGTCAAGCCGGGGCGTCAGATCAACGTGATCGGCCGGGTGATCGAGTCCTACGCCAAGCGCTTCGACTACGGCGTGGTGCGCGACTTCACCGGTCACGGCATCAACACCTCGTTCCACTCCGGCCTGATCATCCCGCACTACGACAGCGACCGGGCCACCCAGGTGATCAAGCCCGGGATGACCTTCACCATCGAGCCGATGCTCACCCTGGGCACCTACGACTACGAGATCTGGCCGGACGGCTGGACGGTGGTCACCAAGGACCGCAAGCGCACCGCCCAGTTCGAGCACACCCTGCTGGTCACGCCGGACGGCGCGGAGATCCTCACCCTGCCGTAG
- a CDS encoding bifunctional DNA primase/polymerase, whose protein sequence is MEASSRWTAWWPRRDHQRDKSTAGVVSSPAARLDLLLGAVRAGFPLAPAAHLAGYRCSCDRVGCPAPAQHPVSFAWQSQATTDPEQLSRWLSRDPQTNFITATGRAHDVLDVPAEAGRLALERLTAQGVEGPVAAVGEERYLFFTATRGTPEDEDEWWSSELDTHPDTMSEHPGLRWHCRGSYTLLPPAALPDGSQVRWLRGPEQPLPDPLRVLDVLTDACTEVGAVAEEQWLIG, encoded by the coding sequence ATGGAAGCCAGCAGCAGGTGGACGGCCTGGTGGCCGCGGCGCGATCACCAGCGCGACAAGTCGACCGCGGGCGTTGTGAGTTCCCCGGCGGCCCGACTCGATCTGCTGCTCGGCGCGGTTCGGGCCGGCTTCCCGCTGGCCCCCGCCGCCCATCTGGCCGGCTACCGCTGTTCCTGTGACCGCGTCGGCTGCCCGGCACCGGCCCAGCATCCGGTCTCCTTCGCCTGGCAGTCGCAGGCCACCACCGATCCGGAGCAGCTCTCCCGCTGGCTCTCGCGTGATCCGCAGACCAACTTCATCACCGCCACCGGTCGGGCCCACGATGTGCTGGACGTCCCCGCCGAGGCGGGGCGCCTGGCGCTGGAGCGGCTCACCGCGCAGGGCGTGGAGGGGCCGGTGGCGGCCGTCGGCGAGGAGCGCTACCTCTTCTTCACCGCCACCCGGGGTACCCCCGAGGACGAGGACGAGTGGTGGTCGAGCGAGCTGGACACCCATCCGGACACCATGTCCGAGCATCCAGGCCTGCGCTGGCACTGCCGCGGCTCCTACACCCTGCTGCCGCCGGCCGCGCTGCCCGACGGCTCGCAGGTCCGCTGGTTGCGCGGGCCCGAGCAGCCGCTGCCGGACCCGCTGCGGGTGCTGGACGTGCTCACCGACGCCTGCACCGAGGTCGGCGCGGTCGCCGAGGAGCAGTGGCTGATCGGCTGA
- a CDS encoding PadR family transcriptional regulator produces the protein MRMQRTSGGRGRRDGGRPFDRIPGEFAEQRGAYGPPVGPGGGPFGGPFGGGPFGGPFGGFRSGHGGRGRGGRHGGRARRGDVRASLLALLTERPMHGYEMITEIGERTSGAWRPSPGSVYPTLQLLEEEGLIEAQETGGKRLFTLTEAGRAAAEAGAPEPWQEAGRGIDWEAVQEVGQALASVDHAIRQVMATGTEEQRTKGLAVLVEARKKLYLILAEEG, from the coding sequence ATGCGCATGCAGAGGACATCCGGCGGCCGCGGCCGCCGAGACGGCGGTCGTCCGTTCGACCGCATCCCCGGTGAGTTCGCCGAGCAGCGTGGCGCCTACGGGCCGCCCGTCGGGCCCGGCGGTGGGCCCTTCGGCGGTCCGTTCGGCGGCGGGCCCTTCGGCGGCCCGTTCGGTGGGTTCCGCAGTGGCCACGGCGGCCGCGGGCGTGGCGGGCGGCACGGCGGGCGGGCCAGGCGCGGCGATGTGCGCGCCTCGCTGCTGGCGCTGCTGACCGAGCGGCCGATGCACGGCTACGAGATGATCACCGAGATCGGTGAGCGGACCTCGGGGGCCTGGCGGCCGAGCCCGGGGTCGGTCTACCCGACCCTCCAACTGCTGGAGGAGGAGGGCCTGATCGAGGCCCAGGAGACCGGCGGCAAGCGGCTGTTCACGCTGACCGAGGCCGGTCGCGCGGCGGCCGAGGCGGGGGCGCCGGAGCCCTGGCAGGAGGCCGGGCGCGGCATCGACTGGGAGGCGGTCCAGGAGGTCGGCCAGGCGCTGGCCTCGGTGGACCACGCGATCCGCCAGGTGATGGCGACCGGCACCGAGGAGCAGCGGACCAAGGGGCTCGCGGTGCTGGTCGAGGCCCGTAAGAAGCTCTACCTGATCCTCGCCGAGGAGGGGTGA
- a CDS encoding ACT domain-containing protein: MVGEKDLQKLLAELRPELNPGRFVYCTFPGRVPAGLQPVVTVAEPEGVTAVVAQQEAEELGLSYGYVAAWITLRVHSALAAVGLTAAVAGRLTEEGISCNVVAGFHHDHLFVAAEDAERALHALEQLAAWAQAQYA; encoded by the coding sequence ATGGTCGGTGAAAAGGATCTTCAGAAGCTGCTCGCGGAACTGCGACCGGAGTTGAACCCGGGCCGGTTCGTCTACTGCACCTTCCCCGGGCGGGTGCCGGCCGGGCTGCAGCCGGTCGTGACGGTGGCCGAGCCGGAGGGGGTGACGGCCGTGGTGGCGCAGCAGGAGGCCGAGGAGCTGGGCCTGTCATACGGCTACGTGGCGGCCTGGATCACGCTGCGCGTCCACTCGGCGCTGGCAGCGGTCGGCCTCACGGCGGCGGTGGCCGGGCGGCTGACCGAGGAGGGGATCAGCTGCAACGTGGTGGCCGGGTTCCACCACGACCACCTCTTCGTCGCCGCCGAGGACGCCGAGCGCGCGCTGCACGCCCTGGAGCAGCTGGCCGCCTGGGCTCAAGCCCAGTACGCGTAA
- a CDS encoding DUF2079 domain-containing protein: MAETREGAIPIQRVPSWGRAVRVARAARSGGLARLAGVRPHLVLALAFLAGYCLLALVRYQRFGSPSWDLGIFTEAVKGYAHLRAPVVSIKGPGFNALGDHWSPILALLAPAFWLVPSAATLLVAQAALFAWSVGVVSDTAARVLGGSTSRGLLIGTAYGLSWGLQRAIDAEFHEIAFAVPLLALVCRQILLGNWERAAWWAMPLVLVKEDLGLTAAAVGVVLMVRGRRWYTGSVLLVFGAVFAALTVLLLIPHFNPNHQFDYWSKLPGGEHPHLWQVVRGAFTRLTVWKTVGWLLGIVGFLALRSPLMLLALPTLAWRFGSANPMFWGSDWHYNATLMPILFLALVDGIDRIRRAEHSVLKGFAEGMVPAAPGIAVACMVSLPVGLGGLADPSAWSGGAHGAALRAAIAQIPPNVRVESSMAPLARLAARDDAYWLGGSKQQAPDFLCVDLAGWSGGPTDLPGYGAALHPGSTYKVVFDRDQVVVLQRQ; this comes from the coding sequence ATGGCCGAGACACGCGAGGGCGCGATCCCGATCCAGCGGGTCCCCAGCTGGGGCCGTGCCGTGCGGGTGGCGCGCGCCGCACGCTCCGGTGGCCTGGCCCGGCTGGCCGGCGTCCGGCCGCACCTGGTGCTGGCCCTGGCGTTCCTGGCCGGGTACTGCCTGCTCGCGCTGGTGCGCTACCAGCGCTTCGGCTCGCCCTCCTGGGATCTGGGCATCTTCACCGAAGCGGTCAAGGGCTACGCGCACCTGCGGGCCCCGGTGGTCTCGATAAAGGGGCCGGGGTTCAACGCGCTGGGCGACCACTGGTCACCGATCCTGGCACTGCTCGCGCCCGCCTTCTGGCTGGTCCCCTCGGCCGCCACCCTGCTGGTCGCCCAAGCCGCGCTGTTCGCCTGGTCGGTGGGCGTGGTCTCGGACACCGCCGCCCGGGTGCTGGGCGGTTCGACCAGCCGCGGCTTGCTGATCGGCACCGCCTACGGCCTCTCCTGGGGCCTGCAGCGCGCGATCGACGCGGAGTTCCACGAGATCGCCTTCGCCGTCCCGCTGCTCGCCCTGGTGTGTCGTCAGATCCTGCTCGGCAACTGGGAACGGGCCGCCTGGTGGGCGATGCCGCTGGTGCTGGTCAAGGAGGACCTCGGACTGACGGCCGCGGCGGTCGGCGTGGTGCTGATGGTGCGCGGGCGCCGCTGGTACACCGGCTCCGTGCTGCTCGTCTTCGGCGCGGTCTTCGCCGCGCTGACCGTCCTGCTGCTGATCCCGCACTTCAACCCCAACCACCAGTTCGACTACTGGTCCAAGCTGCCGGGCGGTGAGCACCCGCACCTGTGGCAGGTGGTGCGCGGCGCCTTCACCCGGCTGACGGTGTGGAAGACGGTCGGCTGGCTGCTGGGCATCGTCGGCTTCCTGGCCCTGCGCTCGCCCTTGATGCTGCTCGCGCTGCCCACCCTGGCCTGGCGCTTCGGCTCGGCGAACCCGATGTTCTGGGGCTCGGACTGGCACTACAACGCGACCCTGATGCCGATCCTCTTCCTGGCCCTGGTGGACGGCATCGACCGGATCCGCCGCGCGGAGCACTCGGTGCTCAAGGGGTTCGCCGAAGGCATGGTGCCGGCCGCCCCGGGGATCGCGGTGGCCTGCATGGTGAGCCTGCCGGTCGGGCTCGGCGGGCTCGCCGACCCGAGCGCCTGGAGCGGCGGGGCGCACGGGGCGGCACTGCGGGCGGCGATCGCGCAGATCCCACCGAACGTGCGGGTCGAGTCCTCGATGGCACCGCTGGCCCGGCTGGCGGCGCGCGATGACGCGTACTGGCTCGGCGGCAGCAAGCAGCAGGCGCCGGACTTCCTCTGCGTCGACCTGGCCGGCTGGTCCGGCGGCCCGACCGACCTGCCCGGGTACGGCGCGGCCCTGCACCCGGGCTCGACCTACAAGGTGGTCTTCGACCGCGACCAGGTGGTCGTGCTGCAGCGCCAGTAG
- the hemC gene encoding hydroxymethylbilane synthase: MPSSTLPEVLRIVSRSSPMALAQVERFRAELAVLHPEIRTEVVPVSTAGDRWPGALSALGGKGAFTKEVDAALLAGEADVAVHCVKDVPADRPLPAGTVFAAVLRRDDLRDALVHPDGLTLDQLPSGSRIGTSSVRRVAQLAVSHPQLTCVPIRGNANSRLAKLAAGEADALLLAASGLARIGEQRQISEVLSLEAMCPPIGAGVLALQCREEDTSTIEAVRGLNDEAAWRETTAERMFLHVLQGHCNSPIAGYARAERDGRLSLRGRVFSPDGKSVLDAHEWAGPLDPATLGTSVAVALLRQGARELIDSIPH; this comes from the coding sequence ATGCCGTCCTCAACACTGCCCGAAGTGCTCCGGATCGTCTCCCGTTCCTCCCCGATGGCGCTGGCCCAAGTGGAGCGGTTCCGCGCCGAACTGGCCGTCCTGCACCCGGAAATCCGCACCGAGGTCGTCCCCGTCAGCACCGCCGGCGACCGCTGGCCGGGCGCGCTGTCCGCGCTCGGCGGCAAGGGGGCGTTCACCAAGGAGGTGGATGCCGCACTGCTCGCGGGCGAGGCCGACGTCGCCGTGCACTGTGTCAAGGACGTGCCCGCCGACCGGCCGTTGCCGGCCGGCACCGTCTTCGCGGCCGTGCTGCGCCGCGACGACCTGCGTGACGCACTGGTGCACCCCGATGGCCTGACGCTCGATCAACTCCCCTCCGGCAGCCGGATCGGCACCTCCTCGGTGCGCCGGGTCGCCCAGCTGGCCGTCAGCCACCCGCAGTTGACCTGCGTGCCGATCCGCGGCAACGCCAACAGCCGGCTGGCGAAGCTGGCGGCCGGTGAGGCCGACGCGCTCCTGCTGGCCGCCAGCGGACTGGCCAGGATCGGCGAGCAGCGGCAGATCAGCGAGGTGCTGAGCCTGGAGGCGATGTGTCCGCCGATCGGCGCCGGGGTGCTGGCGCTGCAGTGCCGCGAGGAGGACACCAGCACCATCGAGGCGGTGCGCGGACTGAACGACGAGGCCGCCTGGCGGGAGACCACCGCCGAGCGGATGTTCCTGCACGTGCTGCAGGGCCACTGCAACAGCCCGATCGCCGGCTACGCGCGCGCCGAGCGGGACGGTCGACTGTCGCTGCGCGGGCGGGTCTTCTCGCCGGACGGCAAGAGCGTGCTGGACGCCCACGAGTGGGCCGGGCCGTTGGACCCGGCCACCCTGGGGACCTCCGTCGCGGTGGCGCTGCTGCGGCAGGGCGCGCGGGAGCTGATCGACAGCATCCCGCACTGA
- a CDS encoding DUF3761 domain-containing protein, translated as MGSWTIGTRGAGGWIAAGAVAAVLLTAGCDPSSTDTAKPAAAGQPTQAATGASPTQPVNSPQPSAPAAAPTAHESSQQPTHRPTAAPTTPTEHRTTQAPEPTRPAAEPTTKAPEPTQPAAPAGSCASHTVGDCGWDLGLTPAHPGETAECADGTTSDSAHFQGTCSQHRGVRHWFK; from the coding sequence GTGGGGAGCTGGACGATCGGCACGCGCGGAGCCGGTGGCTGGATCGCGGCGGGGGCCGTGGCGGCGGTGCTACTGACGGCGGGGTGCGACCCGAGCTCGACGGACACCGCGAAGCCCGCGGCGGCCGGTCAGCCGACTCAGGCGGCCACTGGTGCGAGCCCGACGCAGCCCGTCAACTCGCCGCAGCCCTCCGCCCCCGCGGCCGCCCCGACCGCGCACGAGTCGAGTCAGCAGCCGACCCACCGGCCCACGGCCGCGCCGACCACGCCGACCGAGCACCGGACCACCCAGGCTCCGGAACCGACCCGGCCCGCTGCCGAGCCGACCACCAAGGCCCCGGAGCCGACCCAGCCGGCTGCCCCCGCCGGCAGCTGCGCCTCGCACACCGTCGGCGACTGCGGCTGGGACCTCGGCCTGACCCCGGCGCACCCGGGCGAGACCGCCGAGTGCGCGGACGGCACCACCTCCGACTCCGCGCACTTCCAGGGCACCTGCTCGCAGCATCGCGGTGTCCGCCACTGGTTCAAGTAG